The nucleotide window TACAACCATTTAATTTTTATAATTCAAACACAAGAATCTATTTAGCCATGACAGAAGAAATGAACTGGAAACATTCAGAATTGAACCGACAGATAAATTTGCACATGAATACAGTATTACTACTTTGCATGGCCTAATTTATGTCTCTCAGATGCTACTCTACACTATCAAGACCTGACAGATGTTACTTTACAATATCTAAACCTGACAGATGCTACTTTACAACAATATCTACACGGGTAGAACTGATCAGAATTGCTTGTACAGTTGCACTGCTTGAATAGCTAGGACTTGTGGTACAGAATTCTGATAAGACTGACCAATAGCTGAATGGATATGTTTTAACTCCACAGTTCACGTCCAGCAGTAGTCACCAAAAGGAGAGCAGGAACACATCCGGACACAATCACAGTTAAATAAAATCCCTGATCACTGCTATGAAGAGGGCTGAATTTTTGCGTTCATTTGAACGATAACGTCTTTGAATGCCTCACAACCATCAAAACGCTGCCCTTTGGTCCAGTTTAACAATCTGTCGCGAAGATCGATTACAAAATCTTTATCATGACCCGCCTCATTCAGCAATAAATTTACACACTTCAGCAGGTATGGGCCTGTCTTGGTTCTGAGTTGACTGACAAAATGACAACATGTATCTTCACATTCAAAGATCACCGCGGACATATCCTCAATAATGTCAAGCCAGCCAAAGATGAGACATGCACCACTTAGAGCCCATCTTTCAGTAGAACCTCCACGACTAGATGAAAAAACATCATTGCCAGCCTGATCTTTCCTTTTTGTCTGCCCTTCCTTTGACTCCATAACCAGACCAGTGCTTGCATAGTGCAGAAGCACGTTACAGTCTTGCTCACTAATACAAGCAGAGGACACAAGCAACACCCCTAAAGGAATCCGTAAATGCAGAAAATTAGGGCATGAGAGAGGGATGTCTAATTGTTCTGCACCTTGCACTTGACTGACAGCAGTTATGCGACAAAACTTCACACAGCGATCATCAAAATCTTTAATAAGGGAACTGACAAGGTTGGTTGACACATTAAATTTCTCTGTATCCCCAACTGTGGGTACTCGCAGTCTCCTCCGGTGATTTACCGTACTGCTATGGTGTGGATTACTTGGGCGCTTTTTGTTGTTCCTGGCCCAATAATGTGATAACTCCACCATATTGTTAGCTAACATCTGGCATTCATCAACATTAAAAGGACATAACACCCACGAAAGGTAAAATGCTGCCCTCTGAGCAAGATTGATATCACTTATTGATTCAGCAGTTTTCTCCTCAGATAATACTTCTGATAAATAACCTTGTGAACCTTCCTGGTGAAATAGTAGAGCAGTGGCAAAACTGAACCAGGTAGGGAAGTTCGTAATTGTCAACCTGCAGCACCACAGAGCAGGAGCAATTAGCTTTGAGTTGAACAGCATGCTAAATATCTGGATATTATTGTTTGCGTGTTAATAAGCATACCAAGCAGAACTGTATTTGAATTTGACCAATCCCTTTGATGGTTGTTTCTTGCCTAAGTGTGACCCTTTTGATGGTTGTGATTGTATGTTTTTCCATGAACAGTTGTCGCTGTTTGTTTTACCCAAGAAAACCATAGCTTCTATGTAAGAAACAAGATCCAAAAATCGTCTGCATGATATGGGTCCAGTTAGTATGGCAAGTAAA belongs to Triticum urartu cultivar G1812 chromosome 7, Tu2.1, whole genome shotgun sequence and includes:
- the LOC125522588 gene encoding uncharacterized protein LOC125522588, with the protein product MAPPPLDDLTHLLTEVASRLARPPGGSPGPSSAGDPLSASVSSLAAALNPRAAAPASSGTRVLDAALSLMCFDPQEVDRARLGCLVRTAVSALSDSASCRVARTDDRAEMLCVGSSLSPRDCRELVRSCAALVEKLGGRDVAGHSYDLLHAAVKTALLSPRYQCLFPSPYYREDGESSCEMGTISLDVTTHPSYQVLPNDGSIPPRVHLWHYDPSILEHDLSEMLREAITRPLLCLRKELHDRVAWRVIVICLVCSPLAFLEMRSLFHIWFLATGMGSVLGLCTAVVSSVLDILLEPTGWGISMELGQKFPFTHAYFPSQQRDLLAILTGPISCRRFLDLVSYIEAMVFLGKTNSDNCSWKNIQSQPSKGSHLGKKQPSKGLVKFKYSSAWLTITNFPTWFSFATALLFHQEGSQGYLSEVLSEEKTAESISDINLAQRAAFYLSWVLCPFNVDECQMLANNMVELSHYWARNNKKRPSNPHHSSTVNHRRRLRVPTVGDTEKFNVSTNLVSSLIKDFDDRCVKFCRITAVSQVQGAEQLDIPLSCPNFLHLRIPLGVLLVSSACISEQDCNVLLHYASTGLVMESKEGQTKRKDQAGNDVFSSSRGGSTERWALSGACLIFGWLDIIEDMSAVIFECEDTCCHFVSQLRTKTGPYLLKCVNLLLNEAGHDKDFVIDLRDRLLNWTKGQRFDGCEAFKDVIVQMNAKIQPSS